One genomic region from Longimicrobium sp. encodes:
- a CDS encoding GNAT family N-acetyltransferase, protein MTGIRLRPVAASDLDTFFEHQRDPVALRVGTLTSRDRSAFDTHWTRILADPLGILRTVESEGAVVGYIGSFVRGGLREVAYWYGREHWGKGIATVALRELLALVHERPLFARVTVDHTASRRVLEKVGFFIEAREATVESSGDDVEEFLLRLD, encoded by the coding sequence ATGACCGGCATTCGACTGCGACCTGTTGCGGCCTCGGATCTCGACACGTTCTTCGAGCACCAGCGTGATCCCGTCGCTCTTCGCGTGGGTACGCTCACGTCACGCGACCGCTCCGCGTTCGACACCCACTGGACGAGGATTCTCGCGGATCCTCTCGGGATCCTCCGCACCGTCGAGAGCGAGGGCGCCGTCGTTGGGTACATCGGCAGCTTCGTTCGCGGGGGTCTGCGCGAGGTGGCGTACTGGTACGGGCGGGAGCACTGGGGAAAGGGCATCGCGACCGTTGCGCTGCGAGAACTCCTCGCCCTGGTGCACGAGCGGCCGCTCTTTGCCCGGGTAACCGTGGACCATACCGCCTCCCGTCGCGTGCTCGAGAAGGTTGGCTTCTTCATCGAAGCGAGGGAGGCCACGGTCGAGAGTTCCGGAGACGATGTCGAAGAGTTCCTGCTGCGGCTGGACTGA
- a CDS encoding SGNH/GDSL hydrolase family protein — protein sequence MPHIVLLGDSIFDNASYVAGGPDVVAHLKREMPEGWRATLSAIDGATTGSIPVQYGRIPPDATHLVLSIGGNDALMNVDILQRRASTVADALEHLADMRDRFEHAYRAVVAQLLKHDLPLTVCTIYNGNFGDHVMQRLAPTALIMFNDAILRTAFELVLPAIELRIVCSEPEDYANPIEPSVQGGHKIAKAIIRAIEGQAGARGAPVFI from the coding sequence ATGCCGCACATCGTACTTCTCGGCGACAGCATCTTCGACAACGCATCGTACGTGGCGGGCGGGCCGGACGTGGTCGCGCACCTGAAGCGGGAGATGCCGGAGGGATGGCGCGCCACGCTTTCCGCCATCGACGGCGCAACCACGGGCAGCATACCCGTGCAGTACGGCCGCATTCCGCCCGACGCCACGCACCTGGTGCTGAGCATCGGCGGCAACGACGCGCTGATGAACGTCGACATCCTGCAGCGCCGCGCATCCACCGTCGCCGATGCGCTGGAGCACCTCGCCGACATGCGTGACCGCTTCGAGCACGCCTATCGCGCCGTGGTCGCGCAGCTGCTCAAGCACGACCTGCCGCTGACCGTTTGCACCATCTACAACGGCAACTTCGGCGACCACGTGATGCAGCGGCTGGCCCCCACGGCGCTCATCATGTTCAACGACGCCATCCTGCGGACGGCCTTCGAGCTGGTGCTGCCCGCCATCGAGCTGCGCATCGTCTGCAGCGAGCCGGAAGACTACGCCAACCCCATCGAGCCGTCGGTGCAGGGCGGGCACAAGATCGCCAAGGCCATCATCCGCGCCATCGAGGGGCAGGCGGGAGCCCGCGGCGCGCCCGTCTTCATCTGA